A genomic segment from Nicotiana tabacum cultivar K326 chromosome 9, ASM71507v2, whole genome shotgun sequence encodes:
- the LOC107826723 gene encoding protein At-4/1-like isoform X1 — protein MAATTDEAMESLLSSFDQIYDEFKNGAVEIQTLQADYITGSTKREALEFTVQRLQSENDRLRKLYAESLNTLAYKIESHSSCQSLKEDLKGVHHEFLQKENEYIRTIESLKGDHAERIQELESQIRRYQTEDAVNKATINQLRHDLVVHRSQIEALKRNLDQVSAEVDSRYHYEIQGLKDSLLVEQEEKNELNKRLRDMEKELFISRTKLVEYQQDSTSSQHMHTLKQKIMKLRKENEVLKRQIHERKEF, from the exons ATGGCGGCAACAACTGACGAAGCTATGGAGTCATTGCTTTCGAGCTTCGACCAAATATATGAC GAATTTAAGAACGGCGCTGTGGAGATTCAAACCTTGCAAGCGGACTACATCACGGGAAGCACGAAACGAGAAGCTCTTGAATTCACCGTACAACGCCTTCAATCTG AAAATGATCGGTTGAGAAAGCTTTACGCTGAATCACTCAACACATTGGCTTATAAG ATTGAAAGCCATTCAAGTTGCCAGAGCTTGAAGGAGGATCTAAAGGGTGTACATCATGAGTTTTTACAGAAAGAAAAT GAGTACATAAGAACTATTGAATCACTTAAAGGGGATCATGCAGAGAGAATTCAAGAGTTGGAATCTCAAATCAG ACGATACCAAACTGAGGATGCTGTTAACAAAGCGACCATAAACCAGCTTCGACATGATTTAGTTGTGCATAGGAGCCAAATAGAAGCTCTTAAAAGAAACTTGGATCAAGTGTCTGCTGAAGTAGACTCCAGAT ATCATTATGAGATTCAAGGTTTGAAGGACTCTCTCCTGGTTGAgcaagaagagaaaaatgagTTGAACAAGAGGCTCCGAGATATGGAAAAAGAAT TGTTTATCAGCAGAACAAAACTGGTAGAGTACCAACAAGATTCGACTTCAAGTCAACATATGCATACACTAAAGCAAAAGATAATGAAATTGAGGAAGGAGAATGAGGTTCTCAAAAGGCAGATACATGAAAGAAAGGAGTTCTAG
- the LOC107826723 gene encoding protein At-4/1-like isoform X2 produces the protein MAATTDEAMESLLSSFDQIYDEFKNGAVEIQTLQADYITGSTKREALEFTVQRLQSENDRLRKLYAESLNTLAYKEYIRTIESLKGDHAERIQELESQIRRYQTEDAVNKATINQLRHDLVVHRSQIEALKRNLDQVSAEVDSRYHYEIQGLKDSLLVEQEEKNELNKRLRDMEKELFISRTKLVEYQQDSTSSQHMHTLKQKIMKLRKENEVLKRQIHERKEF, from the exons ATGGCGGCAACAACTGACGAAGCTATGGAGTCATTGCTTTCGAGCTTCGACCAAATATATGAC GAATTTAAGAACGGCGCTGTGGAGATTCAAACCTTGCAAGCGGACTACATCACGGGAAGCACGAAACGAGAAGCTCTTGAATTCACCGTACAACGCCTTCAATCTG AAAATGATCGGTTGAGAAAGCTTTACGCTGAATCACTCAACACATTGGCTTATAAG GAGTACATAAGAACTATTGAATCACTTAAAGGGGATCATGCAGAGAGAATTCAAGAGTTGGAATCTCAAATCAG ACGATACCAAACTGAGGATGCTGTTAACAAAGCGACCATAAACCAGCTTCGACATGATTTAGTTGTGCATAGGAGCCAAATAGAAGCTCTTAAAAGAAACTTGGATCAAGTGTCTGCTGAAGTAGACTCCAGAT ATCATTATGAGATTCAAGGTTTGAAGGACTCTCTCCTGGTTGAgcaagaagagaaaaatgagTTGAACAAGAGGCTCCGAGATATGGAAAAAGAAT TGTTTATCAGCAGAACAAAACTGGTAGAGTACCAACAAGATTCGACTTCAAGTCAACATATGCATACACTAAAGCAAAAGATAATGAAATTGAGGAAGGAGAATGAGGTTCTCAAAAGGCAGATACATGAAAGAAAGGAGTTCTAG
- the LOC107826723 gene encoding protein At-4/1-like (The RefSeq protein has 1 substitution compared to this genomic sequence), translating to MAATTDEAMESLLSSFDQIYDEFKNGAVEIQTLQADYITGSTKREALEFTVQRLQSENDRLRKLYAESLNTLAYKIESHSSCQSLKEDLKGVHHEFLQKENEYIRTIESLKGDHAERIQELESQIRRYQTEDAVNKATINQLRHDLVVHRSQMEALKRNLDQVSAEVDSRYHYEIQGLKDSLLVEQEEKNELNKRLRDMEKELFISRTKLVEYQQDSTSSQHMHTLKQKIMKLRKENEVLKRQIHERKEF from the exons ATGGCGGCAACAACTGACGAAGCTATGGAGTCATTGCTTTCGAGCTTCGACCAAATATATGAC GAATTTAAGAACGGCGCTGTGGAGATTCAAACCTTGCAAGCGGACTACATCACGGGAAGCACGAAACGAGAAGCTCTTGAATTCACCGTACAACGCCTTCAATCTG AAAATGATCGGTTGAGAAAGCTTTACGCTGAATCACTCAACACATTGGCTTATAAG ATTGAAAGCCATTCAAGTTGCCAGAGCTTGAAGGAGGATCTAAAGGGTGTACATCATGAGTTTTTACAGAAAGAAAAT GAGTACATAAGAACTATTGAATCACTTAAAGGGGATCATGCAGAGAGAATTCAAGAGTTGGAATCTCAAATCAG ACGATACCAAACTGAGGATGCTGTTAACAAAGCGACCATAAACCAGCTTCGACATGATTTAGTTGTGCATAGGAGCCAAATAGAAGCTCTTAAAAGAAACTTGGATCAAGTGTCTGCTGAAGTAGACTCCAGAT ATCATTATGAGATTCAAGGTTTGAAGGACTCTCTCCTGGTTGAgcaagaagagaaaaatgagTTGAACAAGAGGCTCCGAGATATGGAAAAAGAAT TGTTTATCAGCAGAACAAAACTGGTAGAGTACCAACAAGATTCGACTTCAAGTCAACATATGCATACACTAAAGCAAAAGATAATGAAATTGAGGAAGGAGAATGAGGTTCTCAAAAGGCAGATACATGAAAGAAAGGAGTTCTAG